In a genomic window of Streptomyces pristinaespiralis:
- a CDS encoding D-alanyl-D-alanine carboxypeptidase family protein, with protein sequence MTHGGGTVAGESPDKSEQRKSSGETTQEERDPRLTVFRGPSPERDAAQGRGSGHDTSTTATDEMTERPAPVDQATAVFRTTTAPEESEAVPSGNDARLRAAVAAWVATADEPEDGSADPDGAESSEGSGNSEGAEGPQGGSEGSEAPESSAGGSEGVSRDGEAEGGAEVPEEAPAAAEAVAESGVAAGSAGGPAGDAAPEGDTASDTASATAADASDASDGAEPADAAAPDAAEDAGAGDAAAAERPEAADGSSDGDTDTDRDADREGAPGSGSAPVSASAPVSASAAADAPSGGEDAEDGEAEAADGAEAKGEDDAPAETGGQGVDQPTTMFKALRRPAVDQPTTALKVPPLPASTAKPESGPQSRPQPRPASRPASGPEPERGAERTSTFVPLRRDDVRPAPAAPSTPKAAAPSAPAAPAPATPAQPLPAASGTPASLVEAERTKQQPMPPLPPLDLLAELTNTPPPPQTPVRTVVRRVKIWTPLVLLLLVVFAVVQLVRPLPDPTLALSAEETYTFEGGKLQLPWPAEGQGAAEVVGVGSLGQYGAQKPAPIASVAKTMTAYVILRDHPITGKQVGPKITVDKKAEEESKAKSESTAPIKEGQQFTEKQMLQLLMIPSGNNAARLLARWDAGSEEAFVKKMNDAAKDLGMTNSTYTDPSGLKATTVSTPLDQIKLGKAVMENDVFREIVNTTRIEIPGIDGKIRNNNDRALLMDGVGGIKTGSSTPAGGNLLWSANAVVDGEVRRIVGIVMGAQDAPALWQKLEKAIDYSVALIPPAQEAVTSAVVVKKGQVVGHVDDGLGGRTPLVATKDLKAVGWAGLEVKVEIAENGSAVPHAAKAGTVVGQVSVGEGVGKVSAPVALQKDLSEPGFGAKLTRLG encoded by the coding sequence ATGACTCATGGAGGAGGCACGGTGGCGGGCGAGTCCCCCGACAAGTCGGAGCAGCGGAAGTCGTCGGGGGAGACGACTCAGGAGGAGCGCGATCCGCGTCTCACCGTGTTCCGCGGGCCGTCTCCCGAGCGCGATGCCGCGCAGGGACGAGGCTCCGGCCATGACACCTCCACGACGGCGACGGACGAGATGACGGAACGCCCGGCACCCGTGGACCAGGCGACGGCCGTCTTCAGGACCACGACCGCGCCGGAGGAGTCGGAGGCAGTCCCTTCGGGCAATGACGCACGCCTGCGCGCCGCGGTTGCGGCGTGGGTGGCGACGGCGGACGAGCCGGAGGACGGTTCGGCGGACCCGGACGGCGCGGAGAGTTCCGAAGGCTCCGGGAACTCCGAGGGCGCCGAGGGCCCGCAAGGTGGCTCTGAGGGCTCCGAGGCGCCGGAGAGCTCGGCGGGTGGCTCTGAGGGCGTCTCGCGGGACGGCGAGGCCGAGGGGGGCGCGGAGGTGCCGGAGGAGGCGCCGGCCGCCGCGGAGGCCGTTGCGGAGTCCGGCGTGGCCGCCGGCTCCGCCGGGGGTCCGGCCGGCGACGCCGCTCCCGAGGGCGACACGGCGAGCGACACCGCTTCCGCCACAGCGGCCGATGCGTCCGACGCCTCGGACGGCGCGGAGCCGGCCGACGCGGCGGCACCTGACGCCGCCGAGGACGCGGGCGCCGGCGACGCGGCGGCAGCGGAACGGCCCGAGGCGGCCGACGGCTCGTCAGACGGCGACACCGACACCGACCGAGACGCCGATCGCGAGGGCGCGCCCGGGTCCGGGAGCGCGCCGGTGTCCGCGTCCGCGCCGGTGTCCGCGTCCGCGGCGGCGGACGCCCCGTCGGGCGGCGAAGACGCCGAAGACGGCGAAGCCGAAGCCGCGGACGGTGCGGAAGCAAAGGGTGAAGACGACGCCCCCGCCGAGACCGGCGGGCAGGGAGTCGACCAGCCGACGACCATGTTCAAGGCGCTGCGACGCCCGGCGGTCGACCAGCCCACCACCGCCCTCAAGGTGCCCCCGCTTCCCGCGTCCACAGCGAAGCCGGAGTCCGGGCCGCAGTCCCGGCCGCAGCCCCGTCCGGCGTCCCGGCCCGCGTCCGGGCCGGAGCCGGAGAGGGGCGCCGAGCGCACCAGCACGTTCGTGCCGCTGCGCCGCGACGACGTACGCCCCGCACCCGCCGCGCCCAGCACGCCCAAGGCCGCCGCACCGTCCGCCCCGGCCGCGCCCGCGCCGGCCACACCGGCGCAGCCGCTCCCGGCCGCGTCCGGTACCCCCGCGTCGCTCGTCGAGGCCGAGCGGACCAAGCAGCAGCCGATGCCGCCGCTGCCCCCGCTCGACCTGCTCGCCGAGCTGACGAACACGCCCCCGCCGCCGCAGACGCCCGTTCGCACGGTGGTGCGGCGCGTCAAGATCTGGACGCCGCTGGTCCTGCTCCTGTTGGTCGTCTTTGCGGTCGTACAGCTCGTACGTCCCCTTCCGGACCCCACGCTGGCGCTGTCCGCGGAGGAGACCTACACCTTCGAGGGCGGCAAGCTCCAACTCCCGTGGCCGGCGGAGGGCCAGGGGGCGGCCGAGGTCGTCGGCGTCGGCAGTCTCGGTCAGTACGGCGCCCAGAAGCCCGCTCCCATCGCGAGCGTCGCGAAGACGATGACGGCGTACGTGATCCTCAGGGACCACCCGATCACCGGCAAGCAGGTCGGTCCGAAGATCACCGTCGACAAGAAGGCCGAGGAGGAGTCGAAGGCGAAGAGCGAGTCGACGGCTCCCATCAAGGAAGGCCAGCAGTTCACCGAGAAGCAGATGCTCCAGCTGCTGATGATCCCCTCGGGGAACAACGCGGCCCGTCTGCTGGCGCGCTGGGACGCCGGCTCCGAGGAGGCGTTCGTCAAGAAGATGAACGACGCCGCCAAGGACCTCGGCATGACGAACAGCACCTACACCGACCCGAGCGGTCTGAAGGCCACCACCGTCTCCACCCCGCTGGACCAGATCAAGCTGGGCAAGGCGGTCATGGAGAACGACGTGTTCAGGGAGATCGTGAACACGACGCGGATCGAGATCCCGGGCATCGACGGCAAGATCCGCAACAACAACGACCGCGCCCTGCTGATGGACGGCGTCGGCGGCATCAAGACCGGTTCGTCCACGCCGGCCGGCGGCAACCTGCTCTGGTCCGCGAACGCCGTCGTCGACGGTGAGGTCCGGCGCATCGTCGGGATAGTGATGGGCGCGCAGGACGCTCCCGCGCTGTGGCAGAAGCTGGAGAAGGCGATCGACTACAGCGTCGCGCTGATCCCGCCGGCCCAGGAGGCCGTCACCTCGGCCGTGGTCGTCAAGAAGGGTCAGGTCGTCGGACACGTCGACGACGGCCTCGGCGGCCGCACGCCCCTCGTCGCCACCAAGGACCTGAAGGCCGTCGGCTGGGCCGGTCTCGAGGTGAAGGTCGAGATCGCGGAGAACGGCAGCGCGGTCCCGCACGCGGCGAAGGCGGGAACGGTCGTCGGCCAGGTGTCCGTCGGTGAGGGCGTCGGCAAGGTCAGCGCCCCGGTCGCCCTGCAGAAGGACCTGTCGGAGCCGGGCTTCGGCGCCAAGCTCACCCGCCTCGGCTGA
- a CDS encoding MFS transporter: protein MTTAEPTRADGSSSTRGRTVGAAGGDRPAVGASAAARDKAGVAVGTGPRIPLPSRSPEPRRAAIPAPGRFAGVRDRLSRHPVALATAAAAFVHLLWFFFFANSGGDIAAQDAWAEFVGRHPDSAYNLAWYGGMHPVSYSVVSPYLMSVLGVRTTMILAGTVSAALTALMLVRVRAVRNPVACSLVGVFAFLCNALSGRVTFGLGMMFALGAVGAVFCWPHHLRHYRWAKAAVAAPLAGLATAASPVAGLFLGVVAAALFLNGRRPGAYAIGLTPVLVVALSAWLFPFSGTQPMSIWSTSLPFVYGVLVLFLVPKEWRTVRTGAAVYAVGTLLTWAIDSQIGSNVSRLPMLFAGVVLLAALPYTVPGSRKWYAVVVAVIGLNTWIGYKGVDDIVRTAPTASWNRELAPLINRLQEVNAERGRVEVVPASSHREASALAPYVNLARGWNRQADMKRNPLFYDKKKVLTSADYRAWLDRWAVHYVVLPKGAPDSSGAEQEAELVRAGQPYLTRIWGDANWQLFAVENPTPIAEPPATVDHAGAGELTIHVKNAGRVLIRVPYSPWLSLVDGEGKGVEGPQETPESQAREDGPRSFVNTNGCLLKAEEDTEGDEWTELLAPRPGTYRLAAPYQFPRGTPCPDELR from the coding sequence GTGACCACCGCTGAGCCGACACGGGCGGACGGCAGCAGCAGCACCCGTGGCAGGACCGTGGGTGCGGCCGGCGGCGATCGGCCCGCCGTCGGCGCCTCGGCCGCCGCCCGGGACAAGGCCGGCGTCGCCGTCGGCACCGGTCCGCGAATCCCGCTCCCTTCGAGGTCGCCCGAGCCCCGCCGAGCAGCGATCCCCGCGCCCGGCCGTTTCGCGGGCGTACGCGACCGCCTCTCACGTCACCCCGTCGCCCTCGCGACGGCCGCAGCCGCCTTCGTGCACCTGCTCTGGTTCTTCTTCTTCGCCAACAGCGGCGGCGACATCGCGGCCCAGGACGCCTGGGCCGAGTTCGTCGGCCGTCATCCCGACTCGGCGTACAACCTCGCCTGGTACGGGGGCATGCACCCCGTCTCGTACAGCGTGGTCTCCCCGTACCTGATGTCGGTGCTCGGCGTGCGGACGACGATGATCCTCGCGGGTACCGTGTCGGCCGCGCTGACCGCGCTGATGCTGGTGCGGGTACGTGCCGTGCGCAATCCGGTGGCGTGCTCCCTCGTGGGCGTCTTCGCGTTCCTGTGCAACGCGCTGTCCGGCCGGGTCACCTTCGGCCTCGGCATGATGTTCGCGCTCGGCGCGGTCGGCGCCGTCTTCTGCTGGCCGCACCATCTGCGCCACTACCGCTGGGCGAAGGCCGCCGTCGCCGCGCCGCTCGCCGGTCTCGCCACCGCGGCGAGCCCCGTCGCGGGCCTGTTCCTCGGCGTGGTCGCAGCGGCGCTGTTCCTCAACGGCCGCCGTCCCGGGGCGTACGCGATCGGCCTCACGCCGGTGCTGGTCGTGGCGCTGTCCGCGTGGCTGTTCCCGTTCTCCGGCACCCAGCCCATGTCGATCTGGTCGACGTCGCTCCCGTTCGTCTACGGCGTCCTCGTGCTCTTCCTCGTACCGAAGGAGTGGCGCACCGTCCGCACCGGCGCCGCGGTCTACGCCGTCGGCACGCTGCTGACATGGGCGATCGACTCGCAGATCGGGTCCAACGTCTCCAGGCTGCCGATGCTCTTCGCGGGCGTGGTGCTGCTCGCCGCCCTGCCGTACACCGTGCCGGGTTCCCGCAAGTGGTACGCCGTCGTCGTCGCCGTCATAGGGCTCAACACCTGGATCGGCTACAAGGGCGTGGACGACATCGTCCGTACGGCCCCGACGGCGTCCTGGAACCGTGAGCTCGCGCCGCTGATCAACCGGCTCCAGGAGGTGAACGCCGAGCGCGGCCGGGTCGAGGTCGTGCCGGCGAGCAGCCACCGGGAGGCCTCCGCCCTCGCCCCGTACGTCAACCTGGCCCGCGGCTGGAACCGCCAGGCCGACATGAAGCGCAACCCGCTCTTCTACGACAAGAAGAAGGTCCTCACCTCCGCGGACTACCGTGCCTGGCTGGATCGTTGGGCCGTGCACTACGTGGTGCTGCCCAAGGGGGCGCCGGACTCGAGCGGGGCCGAGCAGGAGGCGGAGCTCGTACGCGCGGGGCAGCCGTATCTGACCCGTATCTGGGGCGACGCCAACTGGCAGCTGTTCGCGGTCGAGAACCCGACGCCGATCGCGGAGCCGCCGGCGACCGTGGACCACGCGGGCGCGGGGGAGCTGACCATTCATGTGAAGAACGCGGGCCGGGTGCTGATCCGCGTCCCCTACTCGCCGTGGCTGAGCCTGGTGGACGGCGAGGGCAAGGGCGTCGAGGGCCCGCAGGAGACGCCGGAGTCGCAGGCGCGCGAGGACGGACCCAGGAGTTTCGTCAACACCAACGGCTGTCTGCTGAAGGCGGAGGAGGACACGGAGGGCGACGAGTGGACCGAGCTCCTCGCCCCGCGGCCGGGCACCTACCGGCTCGCGGCCCCCTACCAGTTCCCCCGCGGAACGCCGTGCCCCGACGAGCTCCGCTAG
- a CDS encoding adhesin, producing the protein MACEQCGGDGTRALPGTNCRTCGAGGDTAGREPAGHPGHGRPAGRALPGRLLLLSRRNKLLLTGAVVVAVAALTVSAADLYGDTSQASEASRGGPAGGAGDDIGDLGGAPQRIAPADPPSDAASPPPRQATPKPPAKVRPPQEARGPAYSAWAGPGCTGGGLYSEENRFSDGDDGWYTVSSGGHRGDGCDGRFTAVPMSGRSTKDSGGRATWSWYVGSGYDTCSVAVVVPAGPRDQDVAGRPTTYNVLSDPDDPGSVVKVFEIDQTELRGSGLVVEKVPVHDQRLTVQLVDRGVDRGEGERTGAHHAAAQMRAECRA; encoded by the coding sequence ATGGCGTGCGAACAATGCGGCGGCGACGGCACACGGGCCCTGCCCGGTACGAACTGCCGGACGTGCGGGGCGGGTGGTGACACGGCCGGGCGCGAACCGGCCGGCCACCCCGGCCACGGACGGCCGGCGGGACGGGCCCTGCCCGGACGCCTCCTCCTGCTCTCCCGCAGGAACAAACTCCTGCTGACAGGGGCGGTTGTGGTGGCGGTGGCCGCCCTGACCGTCTCGGCCGCGGACCTTTACGGGGACACCTCGCAGGCCTCGGAAGCCTCCCGCGGCGGCCCGGCCGGCGGTGCGGGCGACGACATCGGCGATCTGGGCGGCGCACCGCAGCGCATCGCCCCCGCGGACCCGCCGAGTGACGCGGCGTCCCCACCGCCCCGGCAGGCGACCCCGAAGCCGCCCGCGAAGGTCCGACCGCCCCAGGAGGCACGGGGACCCGCGTACTCCGCCTGGGCCGGGCCCGGTTGCACCGGAGGCGGCCTCTACAGCGAGGAGAACCGCTTCAGCGACGGCGACGACGGCTGGTACACCGTCAGCTCCGGCGGCCACCGCGGCGACGGCTGCGACGGCCGCTTCACGGCGGTCCCCATGTCCGGCAGGAGCACCAAGGACAGCGGCGGCAGAGCGACATGGTCCTGGTACGTCGGCAGCGGCTACGACACCTGCTCGGTCGCCGTCGTCGTACCCGCCGGCCCGCGCGATCAGGACGTGGCGGGCCGCCCCACCACGTACAACGTGCTGTCGGACCCCGACGACCCGGGCAGCGTCGTCAAGGTCTTCGAGATCGACCAGACCGAACTGCGGGGCAGCGGACTGGTCGTCGAGAAGGTGCCGGTCCACGACCAGCGGCTGACCGTCCAACTCGTCGACAGGGGCGTGGACCGGGGGGAGGGCGAGCGCACCGGAGCGCACCACGCGGCGGCGCAGATGCGGGCGGAATGCCGCGCGTGA
- a CDS encoding DUF1737 domain-containing protein translates to MSTPPDGLPVYRVLTGPDDAAFCRRVSEALALGYRLHEGPAVTFDGDRVVVAQAVVWPDES, encoded by the coding sequence ATGAGCACACCTCCCGACGGCCTGCCCGTCTACCGCGTTCTGACCGGGCCCGACGACGCGGCGTTCTGCCGTCGTGTCAGTGAGGCCCTCGCCCTTGGTTACCGGCTGCACGAAGGGCCGGCCGTCACGTTCGACGGGGACCGGGTCGTCGTGGCGCAGGCCGTGGTCTGGCCCGACGAGTCGTAG
- a CDS encoding GNAT family N-acetyltransferase — protein MRTVDLVLRPGTANDAAECGRICYEAFAGIAHEHGFPPDFPSPDVGVALIETALTHPGFYSVVAELDGRIVGSNFLDERSPTVGVGPITIDPGVQNQGVGRRLMQDVMDRAAERGAPGIRLLQSGYHNRSFSLYASMGFVFRETVACVQGEAILREIPGHPVREATDADLHACNELCRQVHGVDRGGEVADALKQGTARVVEREGRVTGYATDLAFFAHAVAETTPDLQALIASAPAFGGPGILVPASNSLLLRWCLASGLGVVQLMSLMSVGLYNEPEGAYLPSILQ, from the coding sequence ATGAGGACCGTGGACCTCGTCCTGCGCCCAGGTACGGCGAACGACGCCGCGGAATGCGGCAGGATCTGTTACGAGGCCTTCGCCGGAATCGCTCATGAGCACGGCTTTCCGCCGGACTTCCCCAGTCCCGATGTGGGTGTCGCGCTGATCGAGACGGCGCTGACCCACCCGGGTTTCTACAGTGTCGTCGCCGAGCTCGACGGGCGGATCGTGGGAAGCAACTTCCTGGACGAGCGCTCGCCGACCGTGGGGGTCGGCCCCATCACCATCGATCCAGGTGTTCAGAACCAGGGTGTCGGCAGACGGCTGATGCAGGATGTGATGGACCGGGCCGCGGAGCGCGGGGCGCCGGGGATCCGGTTGCTGCAGAGCGGGTACCACAACAGGTCGTTCTCGCTGTACGCGAGCATGGGTTTCGTGTTCCGGGAGACGGTGGCCTGCGTGCAAGGGGAGGCGATCCTGCGGGAGATACCGGGACACCCCGTCCGGGAGGCCACGGACGCGGACCTCCACGCGTGCAACGAGCTGTGCCGGCAGGTGCACGGCGTCGACCGTGGCGGCGAGGTCGCCGATGCGCTCAAGCAGGGCACGGCCCGTGTCGTCGAGCGCGAAGGACGCGTGACCGGGTACGCCACGGACCTGGCGTTCTTCGCCCATGCCGTCGCCGAGACCACCCCGGACCTGCAGGCGCTGATCGCCTCCGCGCCCGCCTTCGGCGGACCCGGCATCCTCGTGCCCGCGAGCAACAGCCTGCTGCTGCGGTGGTGTCTGGCGAGCGGCCTCGGCGTGGTGCAGCTGATGAGCCTGATGAGCGTCGGCCTCTACAACGAGCCCGAGGGCGCCTACCTGCCCTCCATTCTCCAGTGA
- a CDS encoding DUF1963 domain-containing protein, whose protein sequence is MPADTPEPPAKDLRTLIPEYAGLARETTLLNPEPGDPGVRESSLGGRLLWPADEPWPYCAQEDHWTYGPDLRNHTEIVPGAVPMVPILQLFARDVPGLEFPEGKDLLQLVWCALIHEQDPGPVMPKLYWRNEAEVVAGGLPAEVPVAGEGEYDEDNMPQPSTLSPVTAEDWPSRQDLPEDMRETWEPRFRLPTGHTMWPPDSNVIATKVGGWPAWTQPADWPDCEGGHRMEHLLTVTGDIQLGDCGGVYFFHCRECPGLPWDWRFDCH, encoded by the coding sequence ATGCCCGCAGACACACCCGAGCCGCCCGCGAAGGATCTGCGCACCCTGATACCGGAGTACGCGGGCCTTGCCCGGGAAACCACCCTCCTCAACCCGGAGCCCGGCGACCCGGGCGTGCGGGAGAGCTCGCTGGGAGGCCGTCTGCTGTGGCCGGCGGACGAGCCCTGGCCGTACTGCGCGCAGGAAGACCACTGGACGTACGGGCCCGACCTGCGCAACCACACCGAGATCGTCCCCGGCGCGGTGCCGATGGTGCCGATCCTCCAGCTGTTCGCCCGGGACGTGCCCGGGCTGGAGTTCCCGGAGGGGAAGGACCTGCTCCAGCTGGTGTGGTGCGCGCTGATCCACGAGCAGGATCCCGGGCCGGTGATGCCGAAGCTGTACTGGCGCAACGAGGCGGAGGTGGTGGCCGGCGGCCTGCCGGCCGAGGTCCCCGTGGCGGGCGAGGGGGAGTACGACGAGGACAACATGCCGCAACCGTCCACGTTGTCCCCGGTCACGGCGGAGGACTGGCCGAGCCGGCAGGACCTGCCCGAGGACATGCGGGAGACCTGGGAACCGCGCTTCCGCCTGCCGACGGGCCACACCATGTGGCCGCCCGACTCCAACGTCATCGCGACGAAGGTCGGCGGCTGGCCCGCCTGGACGCAGCCCGCCGACTGGCCGGACTGCGAGGGCGGGCACCGCATGGAGCACCTGCTCACCGTCACCGGTGACATCCAGCTGGGCGACTGCGGCGGCGTCTACTTCTTCCACTGCCGCGAGTGCCCGGGCCTTCCGTGGGACTGGCGCTTCGACTGCCACTGA
- a CDS encoding DUF7144 family membrane protein yields MTATHTRPARDARQGWATGLTTFAAVMLFLVGLLDVFRGIMAIAEDDVFVTTPDYVFEFDLTSWGWIHLVLGVLAMIVSAGLLRISTWARITGVAIAGLVIIANFLSLPYYPLWSVVMIAISGFIIWALCVVEPDGDLYDLSGERRTH; encoded by the coding sequence ATGACCGCGACACACACACGCCCGGCGCGCGACGCGAGGCAGGGCTGGGCGACCGGTCTCACCACCTTCGCAGCCGTGATGCTCTTCCTCGTCGGTCTGCTCGATGTCTTCCGGGGCATCATGGCCATCGCCGAGGACGACGTCTTCGTCACCACGCCCGACTACGTCTTCGAGTTCGATCTCACCAGCTGGGGTTGGATCCACCTCGTCCTGGGCGTGCTCGCCATGATCGTCAGCGCCGGGCTGCTCAGGATCTCGACATGGGCGCGCATCACCGGCGTTGCCATCGCCGGACTCGTGATCATCGCCAACTTCCTTTCCCTGCCGTACTACCCGCTGTGGTCCGTCGTCATGATCGCCATCTCCGGCTTCATCATCTGGGCCCTGTGCGTGGTGGAGCCCGACGGCGACCTGTACGACCTGTCCGGGGAACGCCGGACGCACTGA
- a CDS encoding TetR/AcrR family transcriptional regulator, which yields MTAGLSAHHQRLAQRKREAITTAATRLFLERGYDGTSLAKIAQEAVVSKSTLFKQFPTKAALFEAIVTEYWKGGPDPAAPATQPGDLRAGLSAIGRQYADLIGRPAMAALFRIVIAELPRFPELGRAQFELGKLPYFISVQHYLEAQHAAGTAVVPDAESATNQFLGMIANYVLWPRMLLADWSPAPADVGHAVDEAVTTMLARYGRSTADPQHS from the coding sequence ATGACCGCAGGACTCTCCGCGCACCATCAACGACTCGCTCAGCGCAAGCGCGAGGCGATCACCACAGCGGCCACGAGGCTGTTCCTGGAACGGGGCTATGACGGGACCTCGCTGGCGAAGATCGCGCAGGAAGCAGTCGTCTCGAAGTCCACGCTGTTCAAGCAGTTCCCCACCAAGGCGGCGCTCTTCGAAGCGATCGTCACCGAGTACTGGAAGGGTGGTCCGGACCCGGCGGCGCCTGCGACGCAGCCCGGTGACCTGCGCGCCGGCCTGAGCGCGATCGGCCGCCAGTACGCCGACCTGATCGGCCGGCCCGCGATGGCGGCCCTCTTCCGCATCGTCATCGCCGAACTGCCGCGCTTCCCGGAACTGGGACGGGCTCAGTTCGAGCTGGGCAAGCTGCCCTACTTCATCTCCGTCCAGCACTACCTGGAGGCCCAGCACGCCGCGGGCACCGCGGTGGTACCCGACGCGGAGAGCGCCACCAACCAGTTCCTCGGAATGATCGCCAACTACGTCCTGTGGCCACGGATGCTGCTCGCCGACTGGAGCCCTGCACCTGCCGACGTCGGCCACGCCGTCGACGAGGCGGTCACGACGATGCTCGCCCGCTACGGCCGCAGCACCGCCGACCCGCAGCACTCCTGA
- a CDS encoding SDR family NAD(P)-dependent oxidoreductase codes for METGEIALVTGGNRGLGRATAQSLARHGLRVIVTYRGDAQEAEETVKNVQEIGATAAALQLDISDVASFPAFVSHLAAQLERWDATRLDVLVNNAGVGLFGPLEAVTADDYDAVMDTNVRGTFFLIQALAPVLVDGGRIINVSSSLSRHTSAGTSVYSASKAAVEALSRTLAVELGARKIRVNAIAPGPTATDFNGGAMRDDAQMREGLSAQTALGRVGEPQEIGDAIAALASEDLRWVTAQRLEVSGGALL; via the coding sequence ATGGAGACAGGCGAGATCGCATTGGTGACCGGCGGCAATCGCGGGCTGGGCCGAGCCACGGCCCAGTCGCTGGCCCGGCACGGGCTGCGCGTCATCGTCACCTACCGCGGCGACGCTCAGGAGGCCGAGGAGACGGTCAAGAACGTCCAGGAAATCGGCGCCACGGCCGCCGCACTGCAGCTGGACATCAGCGACGTGGCTTCCTTTCCCGCCTTCGTCTCCCACCTGGCCGCGCAGTTGGAGCGCTGGGACGCGACCCGGCTGGACGTCCTGGTCAACAACGCTGGGGTCGGGCTGTTCGGACCACTGGAAGCGGTCACGGCGGACGACTACGACGCGGTGATGGACACCAATGTGCGCGGCACGTTCTTTCTCATCCAGGCGCTTGCACCCGTGCTGGTCGACGGGGGGCGGATCATCAACGTCTCATCCTCTCTCAGCCGCCACACCAGTGCCGGCACCTCGGTCTACTCGGCTTCCAAGGCGGCGGTCGAGGCCCTCAGCCGGACATTGGCCGTGGAGCTGGGGGCACGCAAGATCCGCGTCAACGCCATCGCGCCGGGGCCGACCGCCACCGACTTCAACGGCGGCGCCATGCGGGACGACGCGCAGATGCGCGAGGGCCTGAGCGCGCAGACCGCGCTCGGCCGCGTCGGCGAACCGCAGGAGATCGGCGACGCCATCGCCGCGCTCGCCTCCGAGGACCTGCGATGGGTCACCGCCCAGCGCCTCGAAGTGTCCGGCGGCGCCCTGCTGTAG